Sequence from the Rhodococcus jostii RHA1 genome:
CCGGTGCCCGGGACCCGTGTGAGAGTGTCAGCGGACGAGCATCGGAAGGGGCCGTGGATGGCGACGATCGAAGAGATCCTGGAAGTGGAACGCCTCGAGGAGAACATCTTCCGAGGCATAGCGACCGAGACCATGCTTTCCCGCACGTTCGGTGGGCAGGTGGCCGGTCAGGCGCTGGTGGCGGCGGTCCGCACCGTCGACCCCCGATTCATGGTGCATTCGCTGCACGGCTACTTCCTCCGTCCCGGAAACCCCACGATGCCGATCGTGTACCTGGTGGACCGCATCCGGGACGGTCGGTCGTTCGTCACCCGGCGGGTCAACGCCGTCCAGGACGGTCAGGCGATCTTCACGATGTCGGCGTCATTCCAGGTCGAGGACGAGGGCATCGAGCACCAGGACGAGATGCCCGTGGTCCCGCCGCCCGATACGCTGCCGTTCGCCAGTGACTCGGCCGACCCGGAGATCGCCTGGCTCGCCCAGGAGTGGTCAGACTGGGACATCCGGATGGTCGGCCACGGCGAGGTCGACCGCAGGCGCGGTGCGGCCGCTCAGCAGCAGGCGTGGTTCCGGTCCCGCAAGACGCTGCCCGACGACCCCGTCTTCCACGTCTGCGCGCTGGCCTACATGAGCGACATGACGCTGATCGGTTCCGCCATGACCCCGCACCCCGGTGTCGAGATCAACGGTGCCTCACTCGATCACGCACTGTGGTTCCTGCGCCCGTTCCGGGCCGACGAGTGGCTACTGTACGACCAGACGTCACCGTCCGCCGGATTCGGGCGGGCGCTCGCGCAGGGCCGGATCTTCGACCGGAAGGGCAACCTGGTCGCTGCCGTCGTGCAGGAAGGGCTGACCCGGTTCCTGCGCACGACGTGAGAGGCCTCAGCGACCCGCCCGGACGGCTGGCCTCGGCGGATGGTCGTACCGCACCAGCAGGTCGGGTTCGACCGTGACGTCGGCGGCACGGCGGAGCAGTGCGGGCACGGTCCAGCGTTGATCGGCCGGGGTTCGGCGCATCAGGGCGCCTTCACCCAGATGAAGTTGCACGGTGACGTCGAAGTCGAGATCCCGGCCCAGCAGCATCGGGCCGACGACGAGAAGCACCTGACCGTCGGCCGCGGGAACGCGGGCGCAGCGGGCGGAGCGATCCTCGGCCTCGTCCCACAGGCGCGGCAACCACCGGCGGTCGGTGCGGACCGACCGCACCACCTCCCGGTCCAGGGCGTCGTAGTCGAACCAGAGGGTGCGGTAGCTGAGTTCGTCGTCGCGCCCGTGCTCGAACCGCAGGGAGGCGGGCCGGACGTAGTCGTGGAGCGACACGACGTCACACGGGCGGCCCCGCTCCCGCAGCGACGCGCACACCGCGTCCGCGAGGGGCAGGGGGTGCGCGCCGTCCGGAGCGTCGATCGCGACGACGGCGGTGCCGTGAACGGCGAGGCAGCGTTCGGAGACGAGGGCGACGAGACCGTCCGGGCTCGTCGGTGTGAACATCGTCATGGCACCCATGGTGCCTCGAGCCCGAACCGGGCGGATAACCTTGACCAGGCACAGAAGGAGGGCTCATGGCGAGCATCGAGGACGTTCTCGAACTCGAAGCGCTGGAGAAGGACATCTTCCGCGGCGCGGTTCATCCGTCTGTTCTGAAGCGGACGTTCGGCGGGCAGGTCGCGGGTCAGTCGCTGGTGTCCGCGGTCCGTACCGTTGACGAGGCATTCAAAGTCCACTCCCTGCACGGGTACTTCCTGCGCCCAGGAAATCCGGCGAAACCCACCGTCTACCTGGTCGACCGGATCCGGGACGGCAGATCCTTCTGCACGAGGCGCGTCACCGGAATCCAGGACGGCAAGGCGATCTTCACCATGTCGGCGTCGTTCCACACCGAGGACGAGGGCATCGAGCATCAGGACACGATGCCGTCCGTCCCCGCGCCCGAAGAGCTCGTCGACGCCCAGACCCTCGAGGAGTTCGCCGCCACCGATCTCTACCGGGAGTGGAAGGAATGGGACGTCCGTATCGTTCCGGCCGGCTCCACCGGGAAGACTCCCGGAATCGCCGCGCAGCAACGGGTGTGGATGCGGTACCGCAGCAAGCTGCCGGACGATCAGGTCTTCCACATCTGCACCCTCGCCTATCTCAGTGACATGACGCTCCTCGGTGCGTCGAAGGTCCCGCACCCCGGAGTGGTCACGCAGACGGCGTCGCTCGATCACGCCATGTGGTTCATGCGCCCGTTCCGCGCCGACGAGTGGCTGCTCTACGACCAGACCTCACCCTCCGCCGGCTTCGGCCGCGCCCTCACCCAGGGCCGCATGTTCGACCGGAACGGCACCATGGTCGCCGCCGTCGTCCAGGAGGGGTTGACCCGTATCCAGCGCGATCAGGACAAGCGCGACATCGAGACAGGAAACATGGCATGACCCGTCCCCTCGTCGGAGTACTCGCCCTGCAGGGTGACGTCCGTGAACACCTTGCCGCACTGAATGATTCGGGTGCGGATGCCGTCGGCATCCGCCGCCCGGAGGAGCTCGAGAAGATCGACGGCCTCGTCATCCCGGGCGGCGAGTCGACGACCATGAGCAAGCTGCTGCAGATCTTCGAACTGCTCGAACCGCTGAAGGCGCGCCTGCGCGACGGGTTGCCCGCCTACGGGTCCTGCGCCGGGATGATCCTCCTCGCGAGCGAGATCCTCGACACGAGACCGGACGCGCAGCACCTCGGTGCGATCGACATGACGGTGCGCCGCAACGCCTTCGGTCGTCAGGTCGACTCCTTCGAGTCCGACCTCGAATTCGAGGGCATCGTCGGCGACCCGATGCGGGCCGTGTTCATCCGGGCTCCGTGGGTGGAGCGCGTCGGCGACGACGTCCAGGTCCTTGCCCGCGTGCCCGAGTCGGGTGGCGCGGCCGCCGGACGGATCGTGGCCGTCCGGCAGGGCGCCGTGGTGGCCACGTCGTTCCACCCGGAGGTGACCGGCGACCGGCGGGTGCACGAGCTGTTCGTCGACATCGTCCGCGGGGTCTAGGGACGGGGCGCGGCGAGTGTGTTGAGGAGCGCCGCACCCTGCGCGGCGCCGTCCACGGTGACCGCGAACGGGCGGCCGCCGGTGCGGTTCAGCACGATGCCCTCGCCGGCGCGGATCACGACCACGGTCCCGCGCGGCGTGAAGCGGTAGCCCCAGCCGCCCCATTCCGTGGGCCGGATCTCGGTGACCCGGGCCTCGTCGATGGAGTCGAGCGGGATCTTCCGCCAGCGGATGTTCCACGACGACAGGGTCAGTCCTGTGCGGTCGATCTGCACGGTCACGGAGGCGAAGCCGCCGCCGGCGACCGCCAGGACGACGAACAGGACGGCGAGCCAGAGCGCTCCCACCAGCGCGGAGACGACGGCGGCCAGGGTCATGGCGAGAGCGAGCACGCCCGCCCACCGCCCGCGGGCATAACCGGTCCACGATGCGCGCTCGCCGGGCGCCAGGGGGACGGGCAGCGTCGGCGCCGCACCGTTCTCCGGGGAGTGCGGCGTCCGGGGGAGCAGGGCGAAAGCGGCGATGGCCCACACGATTCCCAAGAGGGGAACGACGATCCACCAGCCCAGCGTCGCCGCTTCGGGCGAGCCCGCCTCGATCGTGGCAGCGACGCTGACGATCCAGGCCGTGGCCACCGTCCACCCGACGAGAACGGTGGCGGGAAGCCAGAGCGCGGCGTCGGTGCGGACCCGCGCCGCCACGACGCCCGCGATCACGGCGGCGGCCGCGCAGACGGCGAGAGCGATCCAGAAGTAGGTGGTCGTGTCGCTGAACCGGTCGGGTTCGGTGCCGGACCAGTGGCTGGCCACCACCGGCGGCAGTTCGCCGCTCCACGCGAGTCTCGCGATCACCAGCGCGAGAAGGGGGACAGCCGAGGTCGCGGCGAGCCGGCGCGTTCGGGAGGTCGTCATTGTCTGGTGGTCTCCTTGATCAGGTCGAGCATCTGTTCGGTGTCGAGTCCGAGGCGTCGTGCCTCGGACACGAAAGTGCGTGCGGCTTCGGTCAATCCGGTGTGAACCGGGTCCGTGTCGGCGCGGACGACCGCGCCCCGGCCCCGGCGGAGGTCGATCAGGCCCTCGTCGCGCAGCGCGGCGTACGCGCGCAGCACGGTGTGGAGGTTGACGTCGATGGATTCGGCCAGTGCCCGGGCGGAGGGGAGCCGATCGCCCGCGCCGATCTCCCCGCGCAGGAACGCGCCGCGCACATTGGCCGCGATCTGTTCGCCCAGTGGGGTGGTGGAGCTGTGGTCGACCCGCATCAACATGTTTGCATTCTATGCAAACAATGGCGACTTATGCGAGTTGTTACCCCGGGAACGCACAGGGGCGGCCGGGCTGCGGGTAACATCGTCAAAGCTGAAACCGCGCATTCGGCGTGCCAAAGGCAGCAGGAAAGGGGCTTGAATCGCATGAGCGGCCACTCCAAATGGGCCACCACCAAG
This genomic interval carries:
- a CDS encoding acyl-CoA thioesterase, yielding MATIEEILEVERLEENIFRGIATETMLSRTFGGQVAGQALVAAVRTVDPRFMVHSLHGYFLRPGNPTMPIVYLVDRIRDGRSFVTRRVNAVQDGQAIFTMSASFQVEDEGIEHQDEMPVVPPPDTLPFASDSADPEIAWLAQEWSDWDIRMVGHGEVDRRRGAAAQQQAWFRSRKTLPDDPVFHVCALAYMSDMTLIGSAMTPHPGVEINGASLDHALWFLRPFRADEWLLYDQTSPSAGFGRALAQGRIFDRKGNLVAAVVQEGLTRFLRTT
- a CDS encoding acyl-CoA thioesterase encodes the protein MASIEDVLELEALEKDIFRGAVHPSVLKRTFGGQVAGQSLVSAVRTVDEAFKVHSLHGYFLRPGNPAKPTVYLVDRIRDGRSFCTRRVTGIQDGKAIFTMSASFHTEDEGIEHQDTMPSVPAPEELVDAQTLEEFAATDLYREWKEWDVRIVPAGSTGKTPGIAAQQRVWMRYRSKLPDDQVFHICTLAYLSDMTLLGASKVPHPGVVTQTASLDHAMWFMRPFRADEWLLYDQTSPSAGFGRALTQGRMFDRNGTMVAAVVQEGLTRIQRDQDKRDIETGNMA
- the pdxT gene encoding pyridoxal 5'-phosphate synthase glutaminase subunit PdxT, whose translation is MTRPLVGVLALQGDVREHLAALNDSGADAVGIRRPEELEKIDGLVIPGGESTTMSKLLQIFELLEPLKARLRDGLPAYGSCAGMILLASEILDTRPDAQHLGAIDMTVRRNAFGRQVDSFESDLEFEGIVGDPMRAVFIRAPWVERVGDDVQVLARVPESGGAAAGRIVAVRQGAVVATSFHPEVTGDRRVHELFVDIVRGV
- a CDS encoding GntR family transcriptional regulator — translated: MLMRVDHSSTTPLGEQIAANVRGAFLRGEIGAGDRLPSARALAESIDVNLHTVLRAYAALRDEGLIDLRRGRGAVVRADTDPVHTGLTEAARTFVSEARRLGLDTEQMLDLIKETTRQ